A window of the Mauremys reevesii isolate NIE-2019 unplaced genomic scaffold, ASM1616193v1 Contig12, whole genome shotgun sequence genome harbors these coding sequences:
- the LOC120392837 gene encoding zinc finger MYM-type protein 1-like has protein sequence MQENYETVTSLGFPLPKPDLISRLEQGEEPWVPDHPACEEREISRGAHTGMDKRTKKKQLSGWDRKKMKEDANLVKESSKYVKLESYFSFDRPTTSFAPEVEHSEDLLPTFSQGGGDGATAVAASPEIKPSEDLLVPTFNPGADYSIRAAAAAQMVEVESSEDLITSAGYYAEDKNDTVRLGAIVDTHREYPTDPHLFCDTPVTPDLIHALLELGPCQPGLKDNFDNFPKDEAGRHFRATWYKQKQVKSACTIDRHWLVYSPRANIMICFACWLFANRSNAWSDPKTGCKKFATGMQKIEKHEKSESHKKAEKELFLTKFHLFNDRTILACLTAERKEIEKNRMILRRIIDAVLFLGIQGLAFRGHREYRGLGSPSTNEGNFLALIKLLAKSDTLLEQHLLRSDRNATYLSPDIQNDLIQSLSAELLSKIVAEIKVAKYFAIIVDSTIDISRTDQFSLSLRYVTVNGDAVERFIQFSELPGASAEDFFNILLSAIKNLGLSISMCYGQSYDGASTMSGEISSLQTRIREIAPNALFMHCCAHDFNLILIDALSSNIQTRLFFGTLESLFTFFSGSLPRLSILKEEQRNLIESFALTLKELCDTRWASRKSAVEAVLQNLPALVIALQTIVDGEINCTSKQLSEAKGILATLDTYEFLVFLIFWSKVLEKAFRLSTYLQKSSLDLVTASHLIQIFENDMKNIRSEFVSEFKQIENEATELARKCDITTDYKQHRIGKRKRFHEEIAEGEEGIFDAREKFIVEAYLVSLDSVINSTSKRFEHFKDVAAKFSSLDPKHFDNADNVNKLEFLADMYSDVIDSQTAIVEEFLSFKDMYKEIMSTSGRVKSSVDENLTINCVLKFMIANDMCSIYPNLSRLYHIFLTLPISSAVVERPFSRFKFIKSYLCSTMSEDRLSGLALLAIERQLATEVDYNKVIDNFARMKLRRKRLL, from the coding sequence GGATGGATAAGCGCACTAAGAAGAAGCAACTGTCCGGGTGGGACAGAAAGAAGATGAAGGAAGATGCAAATCTAGTAAAAGAATCATCAAAATATGTGAAGTTGGAGTCCTACTTTTCATTCGACAGGCCCACAACGTCTTTTGCACCAGAGGTGGAACATTCTGAAGACTTGCTACCTACCTTCAGCCAAGGAGGTGGAGACGGTGCCACGGCCGTTGCAGCTTCACCAGAGATAAAACCCTCTGAAGACCTGCTAGTACCTACCTTCAACCCAGGAGCTGATTACAGCATCCGGGCTGCTGCGGCTGCACAGATGGTGGAAGTGGAATCCTCAGAAGACCTGATTACTTCAGCAGGCTATTATGCAGAGGACAAGAATGACACAGTAAGACTTGGTGCTATCGTTGACACACATAGGGAATACCCAACAGATCCACACTTGTTTTGTGACACACCTGTAACACCTGATCTAATACATGCTCTGCTTGAGTTAGGCCCTTGTCAGCCAGGACTTAAAGATAATTTTGACAATTTTCCAAAAGATGAAGCTGGACGTCATTTCAGAGCAACTTGGTAcaaacaaaaacaggtgaaaagtGCTTGTACAATTGACCGGCACTGGCTAGTTTACTCACCAAGAGCAAACATTATGATTTGTTTTGCTTGTTGGCTTTTTGCAAATCGGTCGAATGCTTGGAGTGATCCAAAAACTGGTTGCAAGAAATTTGCTACAGGTATGCAGAAAATTGAAAAACATGAAAAAAGTGAAAGTCACAAAAAAGCAGAGAAAGAACTTTTCCTTACCAAATTCCATTTGTTCAACGATAGAACAATCTTGGCTTGTCTAACAGCAGAAAGGAAAGAGATAGAAAAAAATAGGATGATTTTACGACGTATTATAGATGCAGTTCTCTTTTTGGGAATTCAGGGATTGGCATTCCGTGGTCATCGCGAGTATCGAGGTTTAGGCTCCCCAAGTACAAATGAAGGCAATTTTTTGGCACTTATTAAGCTGTTGGCTAAAAGTGATACATTACTGGAACAACATTTATTACGGAGTGATCGAAATGCAACATATCTCAGTCCTGACATACAAAATGATCTCATACAGTCCTTATCAGCCGAGCTTCTCTCAAAGATAGTAGCTGAAATCAAAGTTGCTAAGTACTTTGCCATAATTGTTGACTCTACTATTGATATAAGCAGAACTGATCAATTTTCTTTATCCTTACGATATGTAACAGTAAATGGTGATGCAGTAGAACGATTTATACAATTCAGTGAATTACCTGGAGCAAGTGCTGAAGATTTTTTCAACATTCTTCTTTCAGCAATCAAAAACTTGGGCCTGTCAATAAGTATGTGTTACGGTCAGTCTTACGATGGAGCAAGCACCATGTCGGGTGAAATATCAAGTCTCCAAACTAGGATACGGGAAATCGCTCCAAATGCACTCTTTATGCACTGCTGTGCAcatgattttaatttaattctgatTGATGCATTAAGCTCCAATATTCAAACTCGGTTGTTTTTTGGAACTCTAGAAAGtctgtttacttttttttctgGCAGTTTACCTCGTCTTTCAATACTAAAGGAAGAACAACGCAATCTTATTGAATCTTTTGCATTAACTCTAAAGGAACTTTGTGATACCAGATGGGCGTCTAGAAAGTCAGCAGTAGAGGCAGTCTTGCAAAATTTACCAGCACTAGTAATTGCCCTGCAAACAATTGTGGATGGTGAGATAAACTGTACTTCTAAACAGCTCAGTGAGGCAAAGGGTATTCTGGCAACACTCGATACTTACGAATTCTTAGTTTTTCTTATATTCTGGAGTAAAGTGCTAGAGAAGGCTTTCCGTTTATCCACCTATTTACAGAAAAGTAGTCTAGATCTGGTAACAGCTTCTCATTTAATTCAGATTTTTGAAAATGATATGAAAAACATTCGAAGTGAATTTGTATCTGAATTCAAACAGATTGAGAATGAAGCAACCGAGTTGGCTCGAAAATGTGATATTACTACGGACTATAAGCAGCACAGAATAGGTAAGAGAAAAAGATTCCATGAGGAAATTGCAGAGGGTGAAGAAGGAATATTTGATGCTCGGGAGAAATTCATTGTTGAAGCCTACTTAGTGTCCTTAGATTCTGTTATAAATAGCACGAGTAAAAGATTCGAGCATTTTAAAGATGTGGCTGCCAAATTTAGCAGTTTAGATCCAAAGCATTTTGACAACGCAGATAATGTGAACAAATTAGAATTTTTGGCAGACATGTACTCAGATGTGATCGACAGTCAAACTGCAATCGTGGAAGAGTTTCTTTCCTTTAAAGACATGTACAAAGAGATAATGAGCACTAGCGGTAGGGTAAAGTCAAGTGTCGACGAGAACCTCACCATCAACTGTGTCCTGAAATTCATGATCGCCAATGATATGTGTTCCATTTATCCTAACCTTTCGAGATTGTACCACATTTTTCTGACGTTGCCAATAAGTAGCGCAGTTGTGGAAAGACCCTTTAGCCGATTCAAATTTATAAAGTCCTACCTGTGCTCCACAATGAGTGAAGATAGATTGTCTGGGTTAGCTTTGCTCGCCATTGAAAGACAATTAGCTACTGAAGTAGATTATAATAAAGTAATAGACAACTTTGCTAGAATGAAGCTTAGACGAAAGAGGCTGTTGTAG